In the genome of Magnolia sinica isolate HGM2019 chromosome 2, MsV1, whole genome shotgun sequence, one region contains:
- the LOC131236738 gene encoding putative 12-oxophytodienoate reductase 11 — MSEIPLLTPYKMGNFLLSHRIVLAPLTRQRSYGNVPQPHAILYYSQRTTKGGLLIAEATVISETARGYPETPGIWTKEQVEAWKPIVDAVHEKGGIFFCQLWHVGRVSNYGFQPNGQAPISCTDKPLTPKVRSNGIDVAEFSTPRRLRIDEIPQVVHDFRVAARNAIEAGFDGVEIHGAHGYLIDQFLKDQVNDRTDKYGGSLENRCRFALEVVEAIVDEIGADKVSIRLSPFANYMESGDSNPEALGLYMAESLNKYGIVYCHMVEPRMVTAVEKFETPHSLVPMRKAFKGTFIAAGGYDREEGNKAIASGSADLVAYGRVFLANPDLPRRFELNMPLNKYDRNTFYTPDPVVGYTDYPFLESTP; from the exons aatagTTTTGGCACCATTGACGAGGCAGAGGTCTTATGGAAATGTCCCTCAACCACATGCCATCTTGTATTACTCTCAAAGAACCACCAAAGGGGGCCTTTTAATAGCTGAAGCTACTGTGATATCTGAAACAGCTCGGGG GTACCCCGAGACACCTGGAATTTGGACAAAAGAGCAGGTGGAAGCATGGAAACCTATTGTGGATGCTGTTCATGAGAAGGGTGGTATTTTCTTTTGCCAACTTTGGCATGTGGGAAGGGTTTCTAATTATG GATTTCAGCCCAACGGGCAAGCTCCCATCTCCTGTACCGACAAGCCACTGACACCTAAGGTTCGTTCCAATGGTATCGACGTAGCAGAGTTCTCAACTCCACGGCGGTTAAGGATAGATGAAATTCCTCAAGTCGTCCATGATTTTAGAGTTGCTGCTAGGAATGCCATAGAGGCAG GTTTTGATGGAGTCGAGATACATGGAGCCCATGGCTACCTAATTGATCAGTTCCTGAAAGATCAAGTTAATGACAGAACTGACAAGTATGGCGGAAGCTTAGAGAACCGTTGCCGCTTTGCTCTAGAAGTAGTAGAAGCCATCGTCGATGAGATTGGAGCTGATAAAGTCAGCATCAGGCTCTCTCCCTTTGCCAATTACATGGAGTCAGGGGATTCAAACCCAGAAGCCCTTGGCCTTTACATGGCTGAATCACTAAACAAGTATGGAATCGTCTATTGCCACATGGTCGAGCCGAGGATGGTCACAGCAGTTGAGAAGTTTGAAACTCCCCACAGTCTTGTACCTATGAGAAAGGCTTTCAAGGGGACTTTCATAGCAGCTGGAGGCTATGACAGAGAAGAAGGGAACAAAGCTATTGCTAGCGGTTCTGCAGACCTAGTTGCTTATGGCCGTGTGTTCTTGGCTAACCCTGATCTACCTAGGAGATTTGAGCTCAATATGCCTCTTAACAAGTATGACAGAAACACTTTCTATACACCTGATCCGGTTGTGGGGTACACCGACTACCCTTTTCTTGAATCTACACCCTAG